The sequence CCGTATAAGCCCGCTCCCCAGTCAAATCGGCGCGCACGGCCGGTGGAGTCGGTGGCATACTCGCGGCGGAGGGTAGCTCGCAGCGTACCGAATGACCCCTTGACCGGCACGGCGCCCCACTGATTGGCCCGCAACCAGAGCGGTGTTTGCTCGTCGGTGGTCACCAGACCGCCTACTTCTGCGTCGGCATGCCATCGGGACTGGGCCGTTGTAGCTAACGTAAGTCCCAGAAGAAACGCGAGGTAGAGAAGCCGCATGAAACGAAGAGTACAGGTCGAGCTGGTCAATGTATACGGTGCGTGTATAGGGTTTACGGCAAAAAAAGTAAGTGGGATTGTTCACCCGTCAACACCATTTTACTTGACACGAACCGGTAAAGGCTGAACTTTAGCCCATAAATGTATCGTACAGCACTATGGCTTCTATTTTTTCACGCATTGTGGCCGGCGAAATTCCCGCCCACAAGATTGCCGAAACCGACGATTACCTGGCCTTTCTAGACGTGATGCCTACCGCAGTGGGGCATACGCTCGTCATCCCTAAAAAAGAAGTTGATTACCTGTTTAGTCTCGACGACGACCTGTACATGGGTCTGATGGCCTTTGCCAAAAAAATTGCTCCGGCTATCGAAAAGGCCGTGCCCTGCCGCCGCATTGGCGTGGCGGTCATTGGCTTGGAAGTGCCCCACGCCCACGTGCACCTGATTCCGCTCAACAGCATGGCCGATATGAACTTCAACCACAAACTGTCGCCAAGCCAGGACGAACTAGCCGCTACAGCCGCCAAAATCCGGGCGCAACTGGGCGAGGGCTAAGTTGGCCTACTCGATTTCGATCACAACGTTTCGGG comes from Fibrella aestuarina BUZ 2 and encodes:
- a CDS encoding HIT family protein, producing MASIFSRIVAGEIPAHKIAETDDYLAFLDVMPTAVGHTLVIPKKEVDYLFSLDDDLYMGLMAFAKKIAPAIEKAVPCRRIGVAVIGLEVPHAHVHLIPLNSMADMNFNHKLSPSQDELAATAAKIRAQLGEG